In a genomic window of Spodoptera frugiperda isolate SF20-4 chromosome 18, AGI-APGP_CSIRO_Sfru_2.0, whole genome shotgun sequence:
- the LOC118278178 gene encoding katanin p60 ATPase-containing subunit A-like 1 isoform X3, translating to MRVVASVSHSGRELLTTRGSTNLLHAVYRSFGDAYGLPNFVQHCNYADLSKLCTPLTSLPEQCYGIYYFDGQFYYYLVNREVLSTALSQLPVQKQMAREYEQLKATVATLQMFQHEGEKAITPLAGNYEDLPTRDQMWAPAPHELDPDIWPPPPDRDPNAWPPPTSVEHKGPPAMKSARANPRTARNDNKKTTPANRNATSSQRKTSDARNPKNATNKAHSAKTKDTSNKDHSSKDKQDRDNNNGDTDDEKHKDEERRFEPPSAADGDLVDMLERDIVQKNPNIRWDDIADLAEAKRLLEEAVVLPMWMPDFFKGIRRPWKGVLMVGPPGTGKTMLAKAVATECGTTFFNVSSSTLTSKYRGESEKLVRLLFEMARFYAPSTIFIDEIDSLCSRRGSDSEHEASRRVKSELLVQMDGLGSATDEPAKVVMVLAATNFPWDIDEALRRRLEKRIYIPLPTQEGREALLGINLREVKLDPEVDLRAIAKKLDGYSGADITNVCRDASMMSMRRKIAGLKPEQIKQLAKEELDLPVTKQDFMEALAKCNKSVSKGDIQKYLSWMAEFGSS from the exons ATGCGTGTTGTCGCCTCTGTCAGCCACTCCGGCCGCGAACTGTTGACGACGCGCGGGTCGACGAACCTTCTCCACGCAGTATATCGGTCGTTCGGTGACGCGTACGGACTGCCCAATTTTGTTCAACATTGTAACTATGCCGATCTGTCAAAATTATGCACGCCACTTACGTCTTTACCTGAACAGTGTTACGGCATATATTATTTTGACGGACAGTTTTATTACTACCTTGTGAATCGTGAAGTTTTGAGTACCGCGTTGTCCCAATTACCG GTTCAAAAGCAGATGGCACGCGAGTACGAGCAGCTGAAAGCAACGGTGGCTACCTTGCAGATGTTCCAGCACGAAGGAGAGAAAGCCATCACACCACTTGCGGGCA ACTACGAGGACCTACCAACACGCGATCAGATGTGGGCCCCAGCGCCGCACGAGCTCGACCCCGATATATGGCCCCCACCGCCAGACAGAGACCCCAACGCGTGGCCCCCACCCACTAGCGTAGAACACAA AGGGCCTCCCGCAATGAAATCGGCACGAGCTAACCCCAGGACGGCTCGAAACGACAACAAAAAAACTACACCGGCCAATCGCAATGCGACCTCTTCACAACGAAAAACCTCTGATGCTAGGAATCCTAAAAACGCAACAAATAAAGCACATAGCG CAAAAACAAAGGACACGAGCAATAAAGACCACAGCAGTAAGGACAAGCAGGACAGGGACAACAACAACGGTGACACTGATGATGAGAAGCATAAGGACGAGGAGAGGAGGTTCGAGCCGCCGTCCGCCGCCGATGGAGACCTGGTTGATATGCTTG AGCGAGATATAGTACAAAAGAACCCCAACATCCGATGGGACGACATCGCTGACCTGGCAGAAGCCAAGCGACTGCTGGAGGAAGCCGTAGTCTTGCCCATGTGGATGCCCGACTTCTTTAAG gGCATCAGACGGCCGTGGAAGGGCGTCCTGATGGTGGGTCCCCCGGGCACGGGTAAGACGATGCTGGCGAAGGCAGTGGCCACGGAGTGCGGCACCACCTTCTTCAACGTATCCTCGTCCACACTCACCTCCAAGTACCGCGGGGAGTCCGAGAAACTAGTCAGATTGTTATTCGAAATG GCCCGGTTCTACGCGCCGAGCACGATCTTCATAGACGAGATAGACTCGCTGTGCTCGCGGCGCGGCTCCGACAGCGAGCACGAGGCGTCACGCCGCGTCAAGTCCGAGCTACTCGTGCAGATGGACGGCCTAGGGTCTGCTACGGATGAACCTGCTAaa GTAGTAATGGTATTAGCAGCGACAAACTTTCCGTGGGACATAGACGAGGCGTTGCGGCGGCGGCTGGAGAAACGTATCTACATCCCGCTGCCGACGCAGGAGGGCCGCGAGGCACTCCTCGGCATCAACCTCCGGGAGGTTAAACTAGACCCTGAGGTCGACCTCCGAGCCATCGCCAAGAAACTCGATGGGTACTCCGGTGCTGATATCACTAATGTCTGCAG GGACGCATCAATGATGTCGATGCGACGCAAAATAGCTGGCCTAAAACCCGAGCAGATCAAACAACTTGCCAAGGAAGAACTCGACTTGCCGGTCACCAAGCAGGACTTCATGGAAGCGCTGGCCAAGTGCAACAAGTCCGTGTCGAAGGGAGACATTCAGAAGTACCTCTCCTGGATGGCAGAGTTCGGCTCCTCCTGA
- the LOC118278178 gene encoding katanin p60 ATPase-containing subunit A-like 1 isoform X1 produces the protein MRVVASVSHSGRELLTTRGSTNLLHAVYRSFGDAYGLPNFVQHCNYADLSKLCTPLTSLPEQCYGIYYFDGQFYYYLVNREVLSTALSQLPVQKQMAREYEQLKATVATLQMFQHEGEKAITPLAGKGGDGIPVRLAPRHVLNQYRTREVADYILKDPCRAHCHRMLHRVVRAVHAVMTPGRFLPPYQKQKPIEAPKSDYEDLPTRDQMWAPAPHELDPDIWPPPPDRDPNAWPPPTSVEHKGPPAMKSARANPRTARNDNKKTTPANRNATSSQRKTSDARNPKNATNKAHSAKTKDTSNKDHSSKDKQDRDNNNGDTDDEKHKDEERRFEPPSAADGDLVDMLERDIVQKNPNIRWDDIADLAEAKRLLEEAVVLPMWMPDFFKGIRRPWKGVLMVGPPGTGKTMLAKAVATECGTTFFNVSSSTLTSKYRGESEKLVRLLFEMARFYAPSTIFIDEIDSLCSRRGSDSEHEASRRVKSELLVQMDGLGSATDEPAKVVMVLAATNFPWDIDEALRRRLEKRIYIPLPTQEGREALLGINLREVKLDPEVDLRAIAKKLDGYSGADITNVCRDASMMSMRRKIAGLKPEQIKQLAKEELDLPVTKQDFMEALAKCNKSVSKGDIQKYLSWMAEFGSS, from the exons ATGCGTGTTGTCGCCTCTGTCAGCCACTCCGGCCGCGAACTGTTGACGACGCGCGGGTCGACGAACCTTCTCCACGCAGTATATCGGTCGTTCGGTGACGCGTACGGACTGCCCAATTTTGTTCAACATTGTAACTATGCCGATCTGTCAAAATTATGCACGCCACTTACGTCTTTACCTGAACAGTGTTACGGCATATATTATTTTGACGGACAGTTTTATTACTACCTTGTGAATCGTGAAGTTTTGAGTACCGCGTTGTCCCAATTACCG GTTCAAAAGCAGATGGCACGCGAGTACGAGCAGCTGAAAGCAACGGTGGCTACCTTGCAGATGTTCCAGCACGAAGGAGAGAAAGCCATCACACCACTTGCGGGCA aaggaggagacggcatcccagtccgcCTCGCTCCGCGCCATGTCCTGAACCAAtaccggacgcgagaggtcgccgactacatccttAAGgacccatgcagggcacactgtcatcgtatgctccaccgtgtcgtCCGGGCGGTCcacgcagtgatgacacccgggcgtttcctcccgccctaTCAGAAACAGAAACCTATAGAAGCTCCCAAGTCCG ACTACGAGGACCTACCAACACGCGATCAGATGTGGGCCCCAGCGCCGCACGAGCTCGACCCCGATATATGGCCCCCACCGCCAGACAGAGACCCCAACGCGTGGCCCCCACCCACTAGCGTAGAACACAA AGGGCCTCCCGCAATGAAATCGGCACGAGCTAACCCCAGGACGGCTCGAAACGACAACAAAAAAACTACACCGGCCAATCGCAATGCGACCTCTTCACAACGAAAAACCTCTGATGCTAGGAATCCTAAAAACGCAACAAATAAAGCACATAGCG CAAAAACAAAGGACACGAGCAATAAAGACCACAGCAGTAAGGACAAGCAGGACAGGGACAACAACAACGGTGACACTGATGATGAGAAGCATAAGGACGAGGAGAGGAGGTTCGAGCCGCCGTCCGCCGCCGATGGAGACCTGGTTGATATGCTTG AGCGAGATATAGTACAAAAGAACCCCAACATCCGATGGGACGACATCGCTGACCTGGCAGAAGCCAAGCGACTGCTGGAGGAAGCCGTAGTCTTGCCCATGTGGATGCCCGACTTCTTTAAG gGCATCAGACGGCCGTGGAAGGGCGTCCTGATGGTGGGTCCCCCGGGCACGGGTAAGACGATGCTGGCGAAGGCAGTGGCCACGGAGTGCGGCACCACCTTCTTCAACGTATCCTCGTCCACACTCACCTCCAAGTACCGCGGGGAGTCCGAGAAACTAGTCAGATTGTTATTCGAAATG GCCCGGTTCTACGCGCCGAGCACGATCTTCATAGACGAGATAGACTCGCTGTGCTCGCGGCGCGGCTCCGACAGCGAGCACGAGGCGTCACGCCGCGTCAAGTCCGAGCTACTCGTGCAGATGGACGGCCTAGGGTCTGCTACGGATGAACCTGCTAaa GTAGTAATGGTATTAGCAGCGACAAACTTTCCGTGGGACATAGACGAGGCGTTGCGGCGGCGGCTGGAGAAACGTATCTACATCCCGCTGCCGACGCAGGAGGGCCGCGAGGCACTCCTCGGCATCAACCTCCGGGAGGTTAAACTAGACCCTGAGGTCGACCTCCGAGCCATCGCCAAGAAACTCGATGGGTACTCCGGTGCTGATATCACTAATGTCTGCAG GGACGCATCAATGATGTCGATGCGACGCAAAATAGCTGGCCTAAAACCCGAGCAGATCAAACAACTTGCCAAGGAAGAACTCGACTTGCCGGTCACCAAGCAGGACTTCATGGAAGCGCTGGCCAAGTGCAACAAGTCCGTGTCGAAGGGAGACATTCAGAAGTACCTCTCCTGGATGGCAGAGTTCGGCTCCTCCTGA